From a single Lolium rigidum isolate FL_2022 chromosome 7, APGP_CSIRO_Lrig_0.1, whole genome shotgun sequence genomic region:
- the LOC124670625 gene encoding uncharacterized protein LOC124670625, with translation MMVIKGGRRLALFFLVVCAAARPASSDDGLLPDGNFEDSPDRSQMDGSRVTGEYTIPQWKISGHVEYIESGQKQGDMFLAVPEGAHALRLGDDADIQQQLYVTPGTQYSVTFSAARTCAQNEKLNVSVVPGGAPNEVSIQTVYTSSGWDSYCWAFQATAGVVSLIVHNPIHEDDPACGPTIDAVAIKTIYPPQATADNLLRNGDFEQGPYIAPESQYGVLVPGRDGNDVSPLPGWKVMSYSKVVKYINSAHFMVPHGSYAVELVAGGEAALLQEVDTVPGSSCTLELSVGDAGNGCVAQDQQPMRVQASTTDRTMTVVYNSTGTGGSRRASLAFTASRSKTLVAICSSAYHTKSDYSGTRCGPVVDDISLVCVSQPPARRLLR, from the coding sequence GCCTGCTGCCGGATGGCAACTTCGAGGATTCGCCGGACAGATCCCAGATGGACGGCTCGAGGGTCACCGGTGAGTACACAATCCCACAGTGGAAGATCTCGGGGCACGTGGAGTACATCGAATCCGGGCAGAAGCAGGGCGACATGTTTCTGGCGGTACCGGAGGGCGCGCACGCCTTGCGGCTGGGCGACGACGCCGACATCCAGCAGCAGCTCTACGTGACACCGGGCACGCAGTACTCCGTCACCTTCAGCGCCGCGCGAACCTGCGCCCAGAACGAGAAGCTGAACGTGTCGGTCGTCCCCGGCGGCGCTCCCAACGAGGTCTCCATCCAGACGGTGTACACCAGCAGCGGCTGGGACTCCTACTGCTGGGCGTTCCAGGCCACGGCCGGTGTCGTCTCCCTGATCGTCCATAACCCCATCCACGAGGATGACCCGGCGTGCGGCCCCACCATCGACGCCGTCGCCATAAAGACGATCTACCCTCCTCAGGCCACTGCCGATAACTTGCTGAGGAATGGCGACTTCGAGCAGGGGCCATACATCGCCCCGGAATCACAGTATGGTGTGCTGGTGCCGGGCAGGGACGGAAACGACGTCTCGCCGCTGCCGGGGTGGAAGGTCATGTCGTATTCCAAGGTCGTCAAGTACATAAACTCCGCCCACTTCATGGTGCCGCATGGCTCCTACGCCGTGGAGctggtggccggcggcgaggccgcGCTGCTTCAGGAGGTGGACACCGTGCCCGGGAGCTCGTGCACGCTGGAGTTGTCCGTCGGCGACGCCGGAAACGGGTGCGTGGCCCAGGACCAGCAGCCGATGCGCGTGCAGGCGTCTACGACGGACCGGACCATGACAGTGGTGTACAATTCGACTGGCACGGGCGGGAGCAGGCGTGCCTCGCTCGCCTTCACGGCGAGCCGAAGCAAGACGCTGGTGGCCATTTGCAGCTCCGcctaccacaccaagtccgactaCAGTGGCACCCGCTGCGGGCCCGTCGTCGACGACATCTCGCTCGTCTGTGTTTCGCAGCCGCCTGCTCGCCGGTTACTGCGTTAA